One Glycine max cultivar Williams 82 chromosome 4, Glycine_max_v4.0, whole genome shotgun sequence DNA segment encodes these proteins:
- the LOC100306311 gene encoding uncharacterized protein LOC100306311: MPLAVLHPHDFLRKNPSNQYQTIIPHSPNMNPNKSHRTSRNRKKRPDPSPQGVVSPARLTLSPKPQVKNKPQQQLVMGQVKILKRGQLLTQTTPDPPPQTEIVDQKLTPQTETVEKKDLTSIVDGLYAGYSMLVMSPPPSSVPLPAFITKKIAVVSDATSDLRKMLRLDFP, encoded by the coding sequence ATGCCACTTGCCGTTCTTCACCCTCACGATTTTCTCAGGAAAAACCCATCTAACCAGTACCAGACCATAATCCCTCACTCTCCCAACATGAATCCTAATAAGTCTCATCGGACTTCCCGAAACCGTAAGAAGCGGCCCGATCCAAGCCCACAAGGCGTTGTCAGCCCAGCCCGGCTCACATTATCCCCGAAACCCCAAGTCAAAAACAAGCCGCAGCAGCAACTCGTCATGGGTCAGGTCAAAATACTCAAACGCGGCCAACTTTTGACCCAAACGACGCCGGATCCACCGCCGCAGACGGAAATCGTCGATCAGAAGTTAACTCCGCAGACGGAAACCGTCGAAAAAAAGGACTTAACTTCAATCGTAGATGGTTTATATGCAGGCTATTCGATGTTGGTGATGTCTCCACCTCCTAGCTCCGTTCCGTTACCGGCTTTCATCACTAAGAAGATTGCGGTTGTTAGTGACGCCACGAGCGACTTGCGGAAAATGTTACGGCTTGATTTTCCCTAA